The Syntrophorhabdus sp. genome segment CGTCGCGAGGTTCGCGGACACGACGGCCCCGGTGAGGAAGAGGAGCGCGTAGTAGATCATCCGTTCCGGCACCCCGCTTGCCCTGGCGAGCCGCCGGTTAAAGAGGACCGCGCGTATCTCCTTGAAGAAGAGGATCACGAAAAGGACGAGGACGCCCGTGACGACGGCCAGTATCGTGACGTCGAAACCGGAAAGCGTGAGGAGGCTTCCCCACATGAGGTTGAGGACGCCTGCCTTCGTCCGCGTGAGGATGCCCATTCCGAGGAAGGCGATTCCCATGAGAAAGGAAAAGAGAATACCCAGGACGTTCTCCGGCGCGAGGTCCGTGCGGTCCGAAAGGGGGCCCAGCGCGCCCGCCGCGGCAAGGCACATGACGAAGCCGCTGAGGAAGGGGTTGACGCCGACAAGCATGCCCAGCACCGCGCCCGCAAAGGCGGCGTGTGACATAGAGACGCCGATGAGGGGCATCTTCATGAGTACCACGAAGACGGACAAAAACGAGCAGCTTGCCCCGCAGAGCACGCAGGCGATGGCGGCGCGCTGGATGGGTGGATAGGTGAAGACGTCCATGAGATGCTCAATCATAGGAGATGAATCTCCTGCCCTTTCTCCGGAAGGTCTCGAGGGGATACCGGAAGAGCCTCGTCAGGGTCTCTCCCGAGAGCGCCCTATCGATGTCCCCGTCAAAGAGCATCTTCCCCTGGTGGAGCAGCACGGCCCGCCCCATCGCGGAGGGAAGCATGGTGAAATCGTGGGTGACGAAGAGGACCGTCAGACCCTCCTTCCGGTGGATCTCATCGATGAGGTCGAGGACCTCCTTCTGCACGGCGATGTCGAGGTTTGCCGTCGGTTCGTCCATGAGGAGGATGTCGGGCCGCTGGATGATCGCGCGGGCGAGCGACACCTTCTGCCTCTCGCCGCCGGAGAGCTGGCCGAGGGGTCTTGCGGCGAGGTGGGAAAGGCGCATGGTCTCCATGAGCGCCATCGCCTCTTCCCTCCTCAGCCTTCCGGGGGAGTGGAAGAGCCCTGTCCGGCCGATCGCGCCTGTCATCACCGCCTCCCAGGCGAGGATGGGGAAGGCAGGGTCGACGGGAAACGACTGCGGGACGTATCCGACGCGAAGCCGGGTCTCACGGGAACGCTTGTGGGTTTCCCACTGTCCGAAGAGGCTCAATACCCCTTCGAACCTTTCGAACCCGGCGATGACATTGAGCAGCGTGGTCTTTCCGGCGCCGTTGGGCCCGATGACCCCGACAAGCTCGCCCCGGGCCACGGCGAGACTGACGCTGTCGAGAAGCACCGTTCCCGTCTTGCGTACCGTGACCCCGTCAAGGGTTATCAATTGCTCGTCCATGGTGGATTCACTTTGGGCGATGGCGCCTCATTTTCGCACAGCGGACAGGAGGGCGTCAACATTCTCCTGCAGGGTGGCGAGATACCCTCTCTCCGAGGGAAAGTTCGTCAGGACGACGTGCGGGGCCCGGAGCGTTTCGGCGATCCCTTTGCCGGCGTCGGGTCCGGATTGGATGTTGTCCACGACCATGATCACCCCGCGGTCTTTTCCGATATCAGCCAGCCGCACGACCTCCCGCGTCGACATTGCCTCCTGCCTCCCGTATTCGGCAACGACCATGAAACCCATCCATTCCAGCGGTTCCTTCTGCATGGAAGAGGCGA includes the following:
- a CDS encoding metal ABC transporter permease, whose translation is MIEHLMDVFTYPPIQRAAIACVLCGASCSFLSVFVVLMKMPLIGVSMSHAAFAGAVLGMLVGVNPFLSGFVMCLAAAGALGPLSDRTDLAPENVLGILFSFLMGIAFLGMGILTRTKAGVLNLMWGSLLTLSGFDVTILAVVTGVLVLFVILFFKEIRAVLFNRRLARASGVPERMIYYALLFLTGAVVSANLATVGGLLIFALLVQPGATALQLTYNMKHFFLISAASGIGACASGLVISYIFDLPSGASVVLMATVIFAMAYIFSPKRRMAKLKKRNGTP
- a CDS encoding metal ABC transporter ATP-binding protein — encoded protein: MDEQLITLDGVTVRKTGTVLLDSVSLAVARGELVGVIGPNGAGKTTLLNVIAGFERFEGVLSLFGQWETHKRSRETRLRVGYVPQSFPVDPAFPILAWEAVMTGAIGRTGLFHSPGRLRREEAMALMETMRLSHLAARPLGQLSGGERQKVSLARAIIQRPDILLMDEPTANLDIAVQKEVLDLIDEIHRKEGLTVLFVTHDFTMLPSAMGRAVLLHQGKMLFDGDIDRALSGETLTRLFRYPLETFRRKGRRFISYD